The segment TGCGCTAAGAAAAGGTACTAGAAGGGTTAATTTTGCATTTGACTTAAGTTTAGATGCAATGTGTCATTTATACAAAGTTAAGGGTGACAATGCGGAAATTCAGCCATAAAATAGACCCAAAAACCTCCTCTTTGTCATTCACCGCATTCCGATTCATCCCCAGGTTAGCCCTAACTTCAAATTGCaccttcaattattatttttattttcctaaaaCTGTGATTTTGttggtttttctctttttaatctTTCGTAACTATGATTTATTAGAATAATATTATGAGTTTATATAtacctgttttttttttttttttgcaattttgatgaaattttgcaCATTAATTCTTGTTAAATTACTGAATCAGTATTATTGATAGAGTGATCTGAAATAGACTATTATATTTGTAGCTAATATCCGAGTTGACATGATTTTGTTCTgtttagattttttaatttcataacttttaggAACATTCTGTTAGAAGGGATCAACTCTGTGATAACATTTATGAATTATAGCTAGTTAAAGTCAATGTGATCAAGGATGAAGGTTTGTTGGGGCTTTTAAGCGCGCAATGCAAATATGTATGTGTACTTGAAGACTAATAATTATACGCATGAATAACAAAGATATGAGTAAGGAAACTGAGATCGATATAAATTGTTTAGTGTGGTCTCTTCATGATTATGCTCGTTGGCAAGTAATAAGTAAGCCTTAGGGACTTGATGACTATAGTGAAATGTTCGACATGGTTTATGCGTTGCTTCAGGGCCTAAGCACGCCTTTGAAAACACGAGTTATAGCAAAGTGTTTAGCACGTAGAAATGAAACATCTGCAATGCCTTCTTGAGTTGCATGAAATTGGACTTATCTTTGATAGAGTTGAAATGAGGCAAGATGGCCCAAATTTCAGTCTTAGTTATTTTAAGTCTGAATCTCGAGTTGAAGGGGTTTGTCCATTCACTATATATCAATTTCATGGATAAGTAGGAAGATTTCCTTGTAAACGAATCATGATACCACTCCGTGGGGTCTTTGTTCACTCTTCTTTCCCAACttctagaagaaaaaatatgaaaagaaatgtGAACAAAAACGATCTTTCCAAAGTGAAGGCAGCAAATCTGAAGGACTTGACAAAGAATGTGCAAGGACCTCTAAAGTTTTACTTAATTCTGTTAACAGCCTCTCTGGTTTCTTATTTTAGGTTGAAGATCCCTTCATCGCTCTCCTTTCTTTAAGTTGAAACATTGTATTAGTCAACAACTGTTTGCGGAAATGCATTATGGTCTGGAACAATAGGAAAGTTTCAGTAGTCAATACAGCTGTAATCATACTTATTACGCCTTTGCATATGGATGGTCATACAACTTTTTGGCTAATTTCTATCATTTATTTTACAGCCCAAGCTTGGAGAGTTTTGATACGTGATGGTGAATGCGGTCAAAGGATTGTACCTATCATGGTAACGTACTATCTTAATATAATCGAATGACAATATTTGTTGGTAGAATAAAGGGTCAGAACTTCCCAGCCAAGTTTCTTTGGCGATCTTTCTTCTGCTTCTTTGATGCTGAGGTTTGCTCTCTTCTCTTGCAGTGATATACCTATGGCTCAGTTTATTATCAATATGAATGCTTCATTGCCACAATCACAAAAGTTCATCATACAtgttttggacaatacacaTCTGTTTGTTCGATCTGATATGGCTGGAATGATTCGTAGTGCTATTTCAGATTTCAGAGACGCTAACACATATGAGAAGCCTGCTTAGATCTGTTTGATCGATGAAGTTCAGCCATCCCGTGTGTGCCTTGTTACCATGTACAATAATTCCTAGTAAAGAAGTTTACCATTTTCGGAAAAAGAACATATAGTATGTCTCCTGTTGTTCGTTCTGAACTGATTCGTCACTTTTGACAGATGTACTTGTGGCTTTAGATTTGTAAGTTCAACCTTCAATTTGGCAAAACTACAAGTGATATCATATTCTATTTCTGGACATATCTTTTGTTGTtcacttatttttctctttatagtTATCTCAATTCTCAGCTGTAAAGCAAAATGAAAGTAGCTAAATTAGAATTTAGTTTTTGTGAAAGTTTTCTGGTGACTCAAACCAAAATGTCCCAATTGCCAATTGGCAAGTTCTGCAAGTGTAACTAAAATGCCAAATGATTGTGCTGAAGCTTATTCAAGTTTTGCTCATCAATCCGGAGTTTATGGGTTCGTACAACAATCACCTTGCAtgcaaattacaaataaaatatgttttgaacgaacttttgttttcttatatctGAGTTTCGAGTTATGAATTTCTAGCTGTTCAAGAATTACCCATACcctcttaaggaaaaagttctTCTATTATAACTTTGTTTTCTTGTTCTCTctattaaactaaaaataataatagtaaaaataaaaacacaacgCAAATTCTCCCTAAAatcgatttttaaaaaaaatataattattctaACGGGTCAAATATTAATCTGGGTTTTGACCCGGACCCGGAACTCTTCCCTATCCAAAAAGCAACAAGGTGCttcgtcaaaaaaaaaaattgacaactCCTTCTCACACTTCTACCTTTGTTGCTTCACCAAAGCAGCATCAATGGCAGTAGCTCTTCCAACAACTTCTTCCTCGTATCTACACTCTATAACTAAAATTCCTAAGTCTTCTTTAAGGTACCATTTaccctcttcttcttcttttttctcaatTCAATTTTCTTGTTTTCCACAAAATTAATGTTTCTTTCTGGTAAATTCTTTTAACTTCTTCTATTGTTTTTCAGCTGCTCCAGCAAAGTTTATGTCGGATTAAGAATCCAATCTCCAGGTATGTTTTATTACGTAGTGGTTATCTTAATTTGTGTTTGTCTTCCTCTTGTTTTAATTGGATAATAACTGTttgcttcttttcttttttatatttttgggcAGGTTCTTATGGGGTTGCGACATCTAATTCAAATGTTGATTTTTTCAACAGAGTTCATAAAAGTATTAAATCcgggtaattatttttttttctaattattggGTGAATTTTGTAGCTAAAAAGTTGTTGTCTTGAATAATGATGTGTTGTTGTTATGTACGTATATATGACCTAGTTTTGTTAGTATTAGAGTATTTGGTCCGTATGGGCGAATCGATGATTTAGAGCAGTGGTTGATTTTCCTAATAGTCATCAATGCTAGTGGATATTCCCTTGTGTAGGAGACAAAGGAAATGAGATTCAGATGAACTCGTTGTTCATACACTATGTCCACCTATTGAAAAGAATTGGACTTGAGTTGTAATATGTCTGTGAGAATTATGGATGATTTGAATGTAGATATGAATGGACTTCTTGGTTTTATAGTTTTGGGCGAGTATTTTGGTCTTGTTGATTAGAAGATGAAGGTAGTGGAGATGACGGTGCTTCGATAGATTTGTCGGCATACTAGCAGAGATATGATTAGGGATGAAGTTATACAAAGTCAAGTGGGAGTGATTCATAGCAGGCAAGATGAGAGAAGTGGGACTGAGATGGTTCGGGTATGTGAAGAAGAGGTGTGTGGATGCCCGGGAAGGAGGTGTGAGAGGTTGGCGTTAAGAGAGGCAAAGATAGGCCAAAAAAGAATAAGGGGAAGTGATTAGACAAGCCATGAAACAACTTCAACTTATTGAGGATGTGGCCCTAGATATGAAGGTTTGGGGGGTCGAGATTAGAGTGGAAGGGTAGTTAGTGGTCAAGTGTTGCCGCTTTTTCTGTGGGAAAGGTAGGGAGTTATTTAGTAGTTGTGtagtttcttattcttcaatgCGTAGTACTTTCTTCCATCTGCCTTTCTCACCTATGCATagttttcttttagtttctGGCCGTTCCAGCGGAGGATATTTTCCATGGGAGAGGAAGATGCTGCAggctaatttaatttaatggtTTTGAAAAGGGAAAAGTTGTCTTGTTATCTAGCTGTTGATATTTATGAAGTATGAGCTTTGTTGTTCTGTGCAAGTTCATCTTAGAGCCTCTATCCTTTTCCTCAAACTATTAATGGAAAATGCCCAACAGGCCAGCTGGAAAGGCCGAGTGCCCAGAAAACAAGCAACcaggaaatatatatatgacttgaccgctttacaaataaaaaattagcatAGAGAATATGACTCAACAATTACTTGTGCAGAGCTATTCTTCCCTTCGATGAGCTTTTTTCATACTCTGCACATTTCTTGCTGCTGAATATTTAAATCTCAAACTCAAACCTTCTAACCTGTCAACCTTATTTTCTCTTTCATGTCTTTTCGcttctaataattttttaaaaaggttttCTTTTTCCAAAACTCATGCCATCTTTTCTCAGTCTTCCAGATTTATGCTCTGTATCATTGACCTAAATCTGCAACAAAAAGAGTTGGATGAGCCGTCTTGATCTGCTTATTCCATTGATGCTATCTGAATGGCCTGGTCATTGTTTTCCAACTATACTTGTTGGATTTGCTTGCCAGATTATCTTCACTCAGTTCCTGCTCAAATCCCCAACTTATCTCCGAAACTGCTTTCACTTCCAAATATGACGTGTAAATCACCATACACTCCTCTCCTCGATCCCACCTCCTTCATACCTTTCTGATCTTTCCCTCACATGAGTTTATGATTAACATTGCCTTTTTTTTAAAGGAACTTATATCTAGCATAAGTCAGTATACTTTGTTTACAATCAAATTACAAATCATCCCGTAGTTCAAATGAGAAGATTTAAACTATTCTATCCCCTCACCCCCCAAACCCCTCACCCCCCAAACAGGGATATCAGTTGATCTGATGAGGTGTGTCTCGCTAACAAGCAGATCTGAATGAGGTGTATCACTTGCATCATTTTCAATTGATCGTTACTTACAAGGTGCATGTTGTTCATTTCTGAGTATATCCCATCTCTTCTATGAGTGGAACCTCAACTCCCCTTTTGATATATTAag is part of the Solanum pennellii chromosome 8, SPENNV200 genome and harbors:
- the LOC107027108 gene encoding general transcription and DNA repair factor IIH subunit TFB5, which encodes MVNAVKGLYLSCDIPMAQFIINMNASLPQSQKFIIHVLDNTHLFVRSDMAGMIRSAISDFRDANTYEKPA